The genomic stretch AAAGTATAAAAAAAATCAATCGTATGGAAAAACACATTAACGTAGTAGCAGCCTTACAAATTGGCTACAGCATTTTGGGATTAATTATTGCCGGAACGGTGTTCGCGGTATTTTATTTAATTGGCGATTTTGTGGACGACCACGAGGCCGAATTTGTTTTATCAATCATTGCCAATGTAATAATGGTATTGTCGCTTATCGTTAGTATTCCCGGAATTATTGCTGGAATTGGATTATTTAAACGTAAAAATTGGGCTCGGATTTTAACATTGATTATTTCTGTGTTGAATTTATTCAGTTTCCCGATTGGAACCGCTTTGGGCGTCTATTCAATCTGGGCACTGGTGCAACCTGAAGTAGTTGCTGATTTTAAAACAACGTAAAGCGCCATAAACATTTATTGCTTATGGTGCAGTACGAAATAAAAGTAACAGGGCGAGTTCAAGGGGTTGGATTTCGGTATTATACGCAAAAACAAGCAAAGCTTTTTGAGCTAAAAGGCTGGGTTAAAAACACAGTCGACAATGGTGTATTGGTAATGGTTCAGGGCGAGGAAACTGTGATTAAAACTTTTATTGACTACTTGTGGATTGGCCCTACACTTTCGCAAGTCAGAAACATTACCCAGGTAAAAATGCAGGTAGTGGAAGAATTTGCAGATTTTCAGGTTCGGTACTAGATTGATCTAAAGGCCGGGAGCATCATCACAAATTCTTTTATCCTGAATGTCATAAGAAAGTGTTCAGTCTTCAGTCACAGTAGGCAGAGAAGAAAGGCATGAGACTGCAATCGAATGTCAGAATACTCGAATATCAGTAAATTTAAAAATCGGAATTTCTGTACTATTGATTCTTTGCTCTTGATTCTTGAATTTTGGTATATTTACCCTTATCAAAAAAAAATCACCAAAAATTGGAAAGTAAAAACTACCACATGACTCCCGCGCAATTTCGCGAGGAGGGAAAAAAAATTATCGACTGGATTGCCGATTATTACGAGAACATTGAGAAGTACCCTGTTTTGTCGCAGGTTAAACCTGGTCAAATAAAAGATTCATTGCCAAAATCAGCACCGAAAAAGTCTGAATCGATGGACGAAATGATGCGGGATTTGGATGAAAAAATTATGCCGGGAATTACACACTGGCAATCTCCTAATTTCTTTGCATATTTTAATTCAAATACATCATTCCCATCTATTTTGGGCGATTTGGTTTCGTCGGGACTAGGGGTGCAGGGAATGATTTGGGCAACCAGCCCGGCTGCAACAGAAGTTGAAACCCGCGTACTCGATTGGCTGGCAGAAATGATGGACATGCCCGAAAGTTTCAAATCAACTTCAACCGGAGGTGGCGTAATTCAGGATACAGCTTCAACAGCAGCTTTAACTGCTTTAATTGCTGCGCGCGAACGGGCAACAAAGTTTCAATCGAATAACAAAGGTATTGAACACAAGCTAGTGGCTTACATTTCTACTCAAACACATTCGTCGGTTGAAAAAGGAATAAAGATTGCAGGTATTGGAAAAGACAATTTGCGCTTAATCGATGTGGACGAGAATTTTTCCATGCGTCCTGACTTGCTTGAGAAACAAATTCAACAAGACAAAGAAGATGGCCTACACCCGTTTTTTGTATGCGGTACAGTTGGAACTACTTCGTCAACTGCAGTTGATCCGATAAAAGAAATAGGAGAAATTTGTAAACGGCAGAACTGCTGGTACCACATTGATGCCGCCTCATTTGGCACAGCTATGGTTTGTCCTGAGTTCAGACATTTTATTGATGGAGTGGAGCTTGCCGATAGTTACAGTTTTAATCCTCATAAATGGATGTTTACCAATTTTGATTGCAATGTTTTTTGGGTGGCCAGGCGCGAAGAATTGATCAATACTTTTTCTATTCTGCCGGAATATCTACGAAACAAAGCCACCGAATCGGGCGAAGTGTTTGATTACCGCGACTGGCACATTCAATTGGGACGGCGCTTTCGTTCGTTAAAACTATGGTTTGTTATTCGTCATTATGGAGTGGAAGGCCTGCAGCACCACATTCGCGAACACGTAAAACTGGCGCAGGATTTTAAAAGCTGGGTAGCCGAATCAAACAACTTTGTAGTAGTTGTTGAACCGCTCTTAAATCTGGTTTGTTTCCGACACACTGCGGGCGACGATTTTAATATGAGACTAATGAACAACATAAACGATACCGGTAAAATGTATTTCACTCACACAAAATTGAATGGGCAAGTAGTGTTACGTATGAATATCGGTCAAACGCACATTGAAGAAAAGCATGTAAAATCGGCCTGGAAAATCATTCAAAAAACAGCGGAAGAAATTAGTGAAAACTGAGAAGGCCGAAGAAAAAGTTAAAAGTAATAAGTAATAAGCTCAAGTTGAAAGTTTGTGGCTCGTGTCTCGTAGCTTTACTTGAAACTTCTGGCTTGTAGCAGCTCCATTCCGGCATAAAAGTAATCGTTGGTCAGTGGTAAACAAAAACTCAACTTCCTGTCAAGCCCATAAAGTTCTCAGTGTGAAAAGTATTCTAACTTTTTTTAACAGATTATTTTTAAGTGTAATTTTGACCCTTTAAAAATATTTTATACTTTAGCATCAAAATTAAATTACAATAAAATGACAGACATTAAACAAATGGAAGTGTGGTTTGTAACCGGAAGCCAGCACTTATACGGACCAAAAACGTTAGCACAGGTTGATGTTGACTCTTCAACAATTGTTGATGCATTAAATGCATCTGGCAAAATGCCGGTAAAAATCGTTTTCAAACCTGTTGTAAAAACTCCTGACGAAATTCTTGATATCTGTGTTCAGGCCAGTTCAGACAGTAACTGTGTTGGTTTAATTACCTGGATGCACACTTTTTCTCCATCGAAAATGTGGATTGGAGGATTAAAAGCTTTAAGCAAACCATACATGCATTTGCACACTCAGTTTAACCGCGATCTTCCATGGAGCGAAATCGACATGGATTACATGAACCTGCACCAAAGTGCGCACGGTGGTCGCGAGTACGGATTTATTAACGCTCGTATGCGTAAAAACCGTAAAGTGGTTGTTGGTCACTGGCAAGATGAAAAAGTACAAGACCAGGTAGCATTGTGGTGCCGCACAACAATCGGCTGGGCTGAATCGAAGAGTTTAAAAGTAGCTCGTTTTGGCGACAACATGCGCGAAGTTGCAGTAACTGAAGGCGATAAAGTTGAAGCTCAAATTAAATTCGGATGGCAAATTGCAGCATACAGTGTTGGCGATTTAGTGAAAGGTATTGACAAAGTTACCGATGCTGAAGTTGATGCCTTGTACAAAGAATATGAAGATTTATATGTAGTTGCCGAAAATTGCAAACCAGATGGAGAATACCACGAAAATGTTCGCGAACAGGCACGTTACGAAATTGCCATGAAACGCTTTATGGAAGATGGCGGTTTTGGTGCGTTTACAACCAACTTCGAAAACCTTACCGGATTGGCGCAGTTACCGGGATTGGCATCGCAACGTTTAA from uncultured Draconibacterium sp. encodes the following:
- a CDS encoding acylphosphatase, whose amino-acid sequence is MVQYEIKVTGRVQGVGFRYYTQKQAKLFELKGWVKNTVDNGVLVMVQGEETVIKTFIDYLWIGPTLSQVRNITQVKMQVVEEFADFQVRY
- a CDS encoding pyridoxal-dependent decarboxylase yields the protein MESKNYHMTPAQFREEGKKIIDWIADYYENIEKYPVLSQVKPGQIKDSLPKSAPKKSESMDEMMRDLDEKIMPGITHWQSPNFFAYFNSNTSFPSILGDLVSSGLGVQGMIWATSPAATEVETRVLDWLAEMMDMPESFKSTSTGGGVIQDTASTAALTALIAARERATKFQSNNKGIEHKLVAYISTQTHSSVEKGIKIAGIGKDNLRLIDVDENFSMRPDLLEKQIQQDKEDGLHPFFVCGTVGTTSSTAVDPIKEIGEICKRQNCWYHIDAASFGTAMVCPEFRHFIDGVELADSYSFNPHKWMFTNFDCNVFWVARREELINTFSILPEYLRNKATESGEVFDYRDWHIQLGRRFRSLKLWFVIRHYGVEGLQHHIREHVKLAQDFKSWVAESNNFVVVVEPLLNLVCFRHTAGDDFNMRLMNNINDTGKMYFTHTKLNGQVVLRMNIGQTHIEEKHVKSAWKIIQKTAEEISEN
- the araA gene encoding L-arabinose isomerase, with amino-acid sequence MTDIKQMEVWFVTGSQHLYGPKTLAQVDVDSSTIVDALNASGKMPVKIVFKPVVKTPDEILDICVQASSDSNCVGLITWMHTFSPSKMWIGGLKALSKPYMHLHTQFNRDLPWSEIDMDYMNLHQSAHGGREYGFINARMRKNRKVVVGHWQDEKVQDQVALWCRTTIGWAESKSLKVARFGDNMREVAVTEGDKVEAQIKFGWQIAAYSVGDLVKGIDKVTDAEVDALYKEYEDLYVVAENCKPDGEYHENVREQARYEIAMKRFMEDGGFGAFTTNFENLTGLAQLPGLASQRLMAAGYGFGAEGDWKQAALLRILKVMSTGMEGGNSFMEDYTYHLDPANEAVLGSHMLEVCPSIAAKKPRLEVHPLGIGGKDAPARLIFESATGDAMNVTLIDMGNRFRIIVNTLDVIEPLEAMPKLPVASAFWKTHPNLADGAAAWIYAGGTHHSAFSLALTPEYIETLAEYADVEYVLIGKDTKVPEFKKELKWNEVYYMLANGLKA